AGATCGTGGTCACCGCGAGCCCCGACGCCGCGGGCCAGACGTTCCAGGGCATCGAACCCACGGCCACCATCCGCAACGCGGACGACAACAGCGTCCTGGCCACCTTCACGCCCCCGCAGCTCGGCACCGAGACGGCCCTGGTGATCGTGGAGGTCTACCTCCGCAACGGCGCCTGGAAGGCCCGCGCGGTCGGTCAGGGCTACGCCAACGGCCTCGCGGGCATCGCCACCGACTTCGGCGTCTCCGTCGAGGAGCCGGCCCCCGCCGCCCCGGCGCAGCCGGTCGCCGCTCCCCCGCCCACCCTGCAGACCCCGGTGGCCCCGCCGGCCCCGCCGATGGACCCCCGTGTCGCGGCGCCCCCGGCACCCGCCGCTCCCGCGGCCCCGCCCGCCCCCGCGCCCGGCACCGGGAAGATCAACCTCGACAAGGGCCGGGTCAGCCTCCAGAAGAACCAGACCGTCTCCCTGGTCAAGGGCGGCCGCCCGCTGCTCTCCCAGGTCAAGATGGGCCTCGGCTGGGAGCCGGCGTTCCGCGGCAAGGACATCGACCTGGACGCCTCGGTCATCGCCTACGGCCCGCAGCGCAACCACATCGACAGCTGCTACTTCGGCAAGCTGTCCATCGTGAACGGCGCGATCAAGCACTCCGGCGACAACCTCACCGGCGAGGGCGGCGGCGACGACGAGGTGATCGTGGTCGACCTCGGTCGCCTCCCGCAGGACGTCACCGGCCTGGTCTTCACCGTCAACTCCTTCTCCGGCCAGAAGTTCACCGAGGTCGCCAAGGCCTACTGCCGCCTCCTGGACGCCGCGACCGGCGAGGAGCTCGTCCGCTTCGACCTCACCAACGCCGAGGCGCAGACGGGCGTGATGATGGCCAAGTTGATCAAGCAGTTCTCCGGTGAGTGGGAGATGACGGCGATGGGCGACTTCGTGAAGTCGCGCACCGTGCGGGGGATGGTGAAGCCGGCCGCCCAGGCGCTGTAACCAGAGCTCCAGCCCTCAAGAAAAGCACTACTGGGCCGGCTGCTGGACGTGCACCCTGCCGAGGAAGTCCCGCACCAGGGCGACGACCTCCTCCAGGTGGGTCTCCAGCAGCCAGTGGCCGCCGTCGAGCAGGTGCAGTTCGGCGTCCGGAAGGTCGCGCAGGTAGGCGCGTGCGGCACCCTCGGGCATATAGCCGTCCTGAGGCCCCCAGGCGATCAGTGTCTCAGGGCGATGCTCCCGCAGGTACCGCTGGTACTTCGGGAACCAGTCGAGGTTCTCCCGCAGGCCCTCCATCAGCCCGACCATGATCTCGCGGCGCCGCGGGGAGGCCAGCAGCGGCCAGGACAGCTTCCACAGGTCGGGGCTGATCCGATCGACGAGCCGCTCGTCGATCTCGCCGACGAACTCGTCGCGCAGCCCCTCCTCGGTCACGGCCTCCAGCAGCCGTGCCCGCCCGTCGGGCGTCGGATGGTCCCAGTACTCCTTGAGCGGCTTGTACTTCGGGCCGAGCTCGTCCTCGTAGATGTCCCCGTTCTGGATGACGAGGGCCGCGACCCGCTCCGGTGCGCGCATCGCCAGCCGCAGCCCGATCTGGGAGCCGTAGTCGTGCAGGTAGAGGGCATACCGCCGGAGCGTCAGCGCGTCGGTGAACCGCTCCAGGAAGTCGGCGTACCCGTCGAAGGTGTACGAGAAGTCGGCCGGGTCGGGGGTGTCGCTGTAGCCGAAGCCGGGGAAGTCGGGCGCGACGAGCCGCCACCGGTCGGCGAGAGCCGGCATGAGGGCGCGGAACTGGAACGAGGAGGACGGATAGCCGTGCGGGAGCAGGACGACGGGGGCGTCCGGGGGG
The nucleotide sequence above comes from Streptomyces sp. NL15-2K. Encoded proteins:
- a CDS encoding alpha/beta hydrolase yields the protein MPGLSWCPGSRGPHRRGSRPRARRRPLRFRQGLGGYPASSRVRPAQEARTIVNPARRTAHRYTDIDGIRVFYREAGPPDAPVVLLPHGYPSSSFQFRALMPALADRWRLVAPDFPGFGYSDTPDPADFSYTFDGYADFLERFTDALTLRRYALYLHDYGSQIGLRLAMRAPERVAALVIQNGDIYEDELGPKYKPLKEYWDHPTPDGRARLLEAVTEEGLRDEFVGEIDERLVDRISPDLWKLSWPLLASPRRREIMVGLMEGLRENLDWFPKYQRYLREHRPETLIAWGPQDGYMPEGAARAYLRDLPDAELHLLDGGHWLLETHLEEVVALVRDFLGRVHVQQPAQ
- a CDS encoding TerD family protein gives rise to the protein MTPGSNIPLPAARVTVDVTAPVRLDVSGLLLTADGKVRSDDDFIFYNQPAGPGVTYRSGGGTSPDAITVDTSAVPPGIEKIVVTASPDAAGQTFQGIEPTATIRNADDNSVLATFTPPQLGTETALVIVEVYLRNGAWKARAVGQGYANGLAGIATDFGVSVEEPAPAAPAQPVAAPPPTLQTPVAPPAPPMDPRVAAPPAPAAPAAPPAPAPGTGKINLDKGRVSLQKNQTVSLVKGGRPLLSQVKMGLGWEPAFRGKDIDLDASVIAYGPQRNHIDSCYFGKLSIVNGAIKHSGDNLTGEGGGDDEVIVVDLGRLPQDVTGLVFTVNSFSGQKFTEVAKAYCRLLDAATGEELVRFDLTNAEAQTGVMMAKLIKQFSGEWEMTAMGDFVKSRTVRGMVKPAAQAL